One genomic window of Bactrocera dorsalis isolate Fly_Bdor chromosome 4, ASM2337382v1, whole genome shotgun sequence includes the following:
- the LOC105233336 gene encoding serine/threonine-protein kinase par-1 isoform X2 translates to MSNNERKEQEDEPTTSLEAPKSTNLKQTINVENKTDTKYDRSASREGPTKALSSNSDSLEITSSGQAKLVSVLDDGTADSVSLSTLASKAALKPREPIRVGFYDIERTIGKGNFAVVKLARHRITKNEVAIKIIDKSQLDSINLQKVYREVEIMKRLNHPHIIKLYQVMETKNMIYIVSEYASQGEIFDYIAKFGRMSEGSARSKFWQILSAVEYCHMKNIVHRDLKAENLLLDINMNIKIADFGFSNHFKVGELLATWCGSPPYAAPEVFEGKQYTGPEIDIWSLGVVLYVLVCGALPFDGSTLQSLRDRVLSGRFRIPFFMSSDCEHLIRRMLVLDPSRRYTINQIKTHRWVCGEARDTVVVTQCSVNMDGTSSIEPNEDILRIMSEFAGIPPEKTKASLKKNSYDHVAAIYLLLQDRVNSKKNMQEYSKRVSDNTLPRITSMGYNGSSKVLHKTRPSIDKQRVKQTYHTVKEKTISPLPSVDEVKFGSFPTKFSQKIVANCDNTQLQEHNKNCGPTSIKNYDHKEAQVSQSLAKGRPTPIKISRLSRANISSSQHPIATPYGTDNKLSTVSEKCRQENLLSNEHLSGLLTAPSVINESLPHPLHQNLRECIIKQSSEDCRLLLQQATAISESKTYANSETDIESDVPIELKDVKDVKKMSSSTSFDSSSSGQKVKANFHFKMSAEAAKLFQTLQESPLPIEEATEPPSSKSNSAINRCVLPSVSKAHNGCTSKSSQTDSKCRKFCNEKCASRLKSTKIATQCSTSTDEGCETDPSNEMKDCSQSTCDLTQRMQSYASSSSSSGVLASYSKSLSQNLSRGSSNSNCSVLEGIDLNMTPSIDLASSLPSCASNTTLATASDRMSDRSIYNSNNSCFQIPVSSNSSTLCAKLPMECVDKRSPIHFREGRRASDGLVAQGFVNSMTILNSGVGYGSYRYDTRKQDCWLELQQLQKEVVSLKSKYRSNKIPLDDGGNYQFHSSQFYSIPNRLSLDLHHQFVQSPHTPRTPHLIRPQHSFETIDFPSPFINNVRFDASNLPMTSSARADMTLLCNINPLVIQRQPLQQQLLQHRLLQQKRQLLQKQYALESHISRQQLMMREQSFKAGPPQQVAGQGLIASSFESAESCPPSDIFINGLNVFERASGKFQQSSIIPLPYGPTINNYMKTSYIKQQSQDLSLLTMPTKYTPPLSRHASETWSSLPTTVNSSQLKKSSKLIENGGRLAPQFHANTNVYTSNWQTVIRPLSESPILELAEHLESV, encoded by the exons ATGAGTAATAATGAACGTAAAGAACAAGAAGATGAACCCACAACTTCTTTGGAAGCACCGAAATCGACTAACTTGAAGCAAAcaataaatgttgaaaataaaacagaCACCAAATATG ATAGGTCCGCTTCTAGAGAGGGCCCGACCAAAGCACTCTCCTCGAATTCGGACTCGTTGGAAATCACCAGTTCAGGACAGGCGAAGCTAGTTTCTGTTCTTGATGATGGTACCGCAGACTCAGTGAGTTTGAGTACATTGGCTTCAAAAGCAGCACTGAAGCCGAGGGAACCGATAAGAGTTGGTTTTTATGATATTGAGAGAACCATTGGTAAAGGCAATTTTGCCGTTGTCAAACTTGCACGGCACAGAATAACTAAAAACGAG gtcgctataaaaataattgacaaGAGCCAGTTGGATTCAATAAACTTGCAAAAGGTCTACCGTGAAGTTGAAATAATGAAACGATTAAATCATCCACACATCATCAAACtctaccag GTGATGGAaacgaaaaatatgatttacATAGTATCTGAATACGCTAGTCAAGGGGAAATATTTG ATTACATAGCAAAATTTGGAAGGATGTCTGAGGGTTCTGCAAGAAGTAAATTTTGGCAGATTTTATCAGCGGTAGAATATTgccatatgaaaaatattgtacataGAGATTTAAAG gCTGAAAACCTTCTACTTGAtattaatatgaatataaaaatcgCAGATTTTGGGTTTTCGAACCACTTTAAGGTTGGTGAATTGCTAGCAACATGGTGTGGATCCCCTCCCTACGCTGCACCTGAAGTTTTTGAAGGAAAACAGTACACCGGTCCGGAAATTGATATATGG TCACTAGGTGTGGTACTATATGTTCTAGTCTGTGGGGCTTTGCCGTTCGATGGATCTACATTACAGAGTCTAAGAGACCGAGTACTGTCAGGAAGATTTAGGATCCCTTTCTTCATGTCTTCAg ACTGTGAGCATTTGATTCGAAGAATGCTTGTTCTTGATCCATCGCGGCGATACACAATCAATCAAATCAAAACCCATCGTTGGGTTTGCGGAGAAGCTCGTGATACCGTTGTTGTAACACAATGCAGCGTTAATATGGATGGAACTTCAAGCATTGAACCAAATGAAGACATACTACGGATAATGTCGGAATTCGCTGGAATACCTCCAGAAAAAACCAAAGcaagtttgaaaaaaaacagttaCGACCATGTTGCGGCGATATATTTACTGCTTCAAGACCGAGTtaatagtaagaaaaatatgcaaGAATATTCAAAACGTGTAAGTGATAATACACTGCCACGCATTACATCAATGGGATATAATGGATCTTCTAAAGTACTACATAAAACTAGACCTTCGATCGATAAACAACGAGTGAAGCAAACGTATCATACAGTAAAAGAAAAGACAATATCACCACTGCCAAGCGTAGACGAAGTAAAATTTGGTAGTTTCCCAACGAAATTTTCTCAGAAAATCGTTGCCAATTGTGATAATACCCAACTTCAAgaacataataaaaattgtgGTCCCACATCTATTAAAAACTATGACCATAAAGAAGCCCAAGTAAGCCAGTCATTAGCAAAAGGAAGACCGACACCTATTAAGATTTCTCGTTTAAGTCGAGCCAATATAAGCTCAAGCCAGCACCCAATAGCAACGCCATATGGTACAGACAATAAATTATCGACTGTTAGTGAAAAATGTCGCCAAGAGAATCTATTATCTAATGAACATTTAAGTGGTTTATTGACTGCGCCAAGCGTCATAAACGAGAGTCTGCCTCACCCTCTCCATCAAAACTTAAGAGAGTGTATAATTAAGCAGAGCTCAGAGGATTGCCGTCTCCTATTACAACAA GCCACTGCCATTTCAGAATCTAAGACGTATGCTAATAGTGAAACAGACATCGAAAGCGATGTTCCAATTGAACTTAAGGACGTTAaagatgtaaaaaaaatgtctagCTCCACTAGTTTCGATTCTTCTTCTAGCGGACAAAAAGTTAAAgcgaattttcatttcaaaatgtcGGCAGAAGCAGCTAAACTTTTCCAAACATTACAAGAAAGTCCACTTCCCATAGAG GAAGCTACTGAGCCACCATCTAGTAAATCAAATTCAGCCATAAATAGATGTGTCCTCCCAAGTGTGTCCAAAGCTCATAACGGTTGCACCTCAAAATCTTCTCAGACTGATTCCAAATGCAG gaAATTTTGTAACGAAAAGTGTGCATCTCGACTGAAGTCAACGAAAATAGCCACTCAGTGCAGTACTAGTACTGATGAGGGTTGTGAAACGGACCcctcaaatgaaatgaaag ATTGTTCGCAATCGACGTGCGATCTAACTCAGCGCATGCAGTCTTATGCTAGCAGCAGTTCATCGAGCGGAGTGCTGGCAAGTTATTCTAAAAGCTTGAGCCAAAACTTAAGCCGTGGTTCATCAAACAGCAACTGTTCGGTATTGGAAGGTATAGATCTAAACATGACACCTAGTATTGATCTAGCAAGCAGCCTGCCATCGTGCGCTAGCAATACCACCTTAGCTACCGCATCAGATCGAATGTCGGATCGTTCCATCTATAATAGTAATAACTCGTGTTTTCAAATACCAGTTTCAAGTAATTCTTCGACACTTTGTGCTAAGCTGCCCATGGAATGTGTTGATAAAAGGTCTCCAATACATTTTAG GGAAGGTCGACGGGCAAGTGATGGTCTTGTTGCTCAAGGATTTGTGAATTCaatgacaattttaaattctggcGTTGGTTACGGTAGTTACCGTTATGATACCCGAAAACAAGATTGCTGGCTGGAattgcaacaactacaaaaggAAGTTGTATCACTTAAATCGAAATATCGTAGCAATAAAATACCTCTAGACGACGGCGGCAATTATCAATTTCACAGTAGTCAATTTTACTCAATTCCAAATAGACTGTCACTTGACTTACATCACCAGTTCGTACAATCTCCACATACTCCGAGGACTCCACATCTAATACGTCCACAACATAGTTTCGAAACTATAGATTTTCCCTCGCCATTCATTAATAATGTACGCTTCGACGCAAGCAATCTGCCTATGACTTCGTCAGCTCGTGCCGATATGACGCTCCTTTGCAACATTAATCCATTAGTTATACAGCGACAGCCACTCCAACAACAGCTGCTACAGCACAGACTATTGCAACAAAAAAGACAActgttacaaaaacaatacgCCTTGGAGTCTCACATCTCACGGCAACAGCTCATGATGCGTGAACAATCTTTTAAAGCAGGTCCACCCCAACAAGTTGCTGGTCAAGGCTTAATTGCAAGCAGTTTTGAGTCTGCAGAATCATGCCCACCTAGCGATATATTTATTAACGGTTTAAACGTCTTTGAACGGGCTTCAGGAAAGTTCCAACAGTCATCTATAATCCCACTGCCTTATGGCCCAACGATTAATAACTACATGAAGACGTCTTATATAAAGCAGCAATCTCAAGACCTTTCTTTGCTCACGATGCCTACTAAATATACACCTCCGTTAAGTAGGCACGCGTCAGAGACTTGGAGCTCCCTTCCAACAACTGTGAACAGTAGTCAATTGAAAAAATCAagtaaattaattgaaaacggCGGACGCTTAGCGCCACAGTTTCATGCAAAT ACAAACGTTTACACATCGAACTGGCAAACCGTCATAAGGCCCCTAAGTGAAAGTCCCATTCTGGAATTAGCTGAACATTTGGAGTCTGTATGA
- the LOC105233336 gene encoding probable serine/threonine-protein kinase nek3 isoform X1, whose product MSNNERKEQEDEPTTSLEAPKSTNLKQTINVENKTDTKYDRSASREGPTKALSSNSDSLEITSSGQAKLVSVLDDGTADSVSLSTLASKAALKPREPIRVGFYDIERTIGKGNFAVVKLARHRITKNEVAIKIIDKSQLDSINLQKVYREVEIMKRLNHPHIIKLYQVMETKNMIYIVSEYASQGEIFDYIAKFGRMSEGSARSKFWQILSAVEYCHMKNIVHRDLKAENLLLDINMNIKIADFGFSNHFKVGELLATWCGSPPYAAPEVFEGKQYTGPEIDIWSLGVVLYVLVCGALPFDGSTLQSLRDRVLSGRFRIPFFMSSDCEHLIRRMLVLDPSRRYTINQIKTHRWVCGEARDTVVVTQCSVNMDGTSSIEPNEDILRIMSEFAGIPPEKTKASLKKNSYDHVAAIYLLLQDRVNSKKNMQEYSKRVSDNTLPRITSMGYNGSSKVLHKTRPSIDKQRVKQTYHTVKEKTISPLPSVDEVKFGSFPTKFSQKIVANCDNTQLQEHNKNCGPTSIKNYDHKEAQVSQSLAKGRPTPIKISRLSRANISSSQHPIATPYGTDNKLSTVSEKCRQENLLSNEHLSGLLTAPSVINESLPHPLHQNLRECIIKQSSEDCRLLLQQATAISESKTYANSETDIESDVPIELKDVKDVKKMSSSTSFDSSSSGQKVKANFHFKMSAEAAKLFQTLQESPLPIEKQEATEPPSSKSNSAINRCVLPSVSKAHNGCTSKSSQTDSKCRKFCNEKCASRLKSTKIATQCSTSTDEGCETDPSNEMKDCSQSTCDLTQRMQSYASSSSSSGVLASYSKSLSQNLSRGSSNSNCSVLEGIDLNMTPSIDLASSLPSCASNTTLATASDRMSDRSIYNSNNSCFQIPVSSNSSTLCAKLPMECVDKRSPIHFREGRRASDGLVAQGFVNSMTILNSGVGYGSYRYDTRKQDCWLELQQLQKEVVSLKSKYRSNKIPLDDGGNYQFHSSQFYSIPNRLSLDLHHQFVQSPHTPRTPHLIRPQHSFETIDFPSPFINNVRFDASNLPMTSSARADMTLLCNINPLVIQRQPLQQQLLQHRLLQQKRQLLQKQYALESHISRQQLMMREQSFKAGPPQQVAGQGLIASSFESAESCPPSDIFINGLNVFERASGKFQQSSIIPLPYGPTINNYMKTSYIKQQSQDLSLLTMPTKYTPPLSRHASETWSSLPTTVNSSQLKKSSKLIENGGRLAPQFHANTNVYTSNWQTVIRPLSESPILELAEHLESV is encoded by the exons ATGAGTAATAATGAACGTAAAGAACAAGAAGATGAACCCACAACTTCTTTGGAAGCACCGAAATCGACTAACTTGAAGCAAAcaataaatgttgaaaataaaacagaCACCAAATATG ATAGGTCCGCTTCTAGAGAGGGCCCGACCAAAGCACTCTCCTCGAATTCGGACTCGTTGGAAATCACCAGTTCAGGACAGGCGAAGCTAGTTTCTGTTCTTGATGATGGTACCGCAGACTCAGTGAGTTTGAGTACATTGGCTTCAAAAGCAGCACTGAAGCCGAGGGAACCGATAAGAGTTGGTTTTTATGATATTGAGAGAACCATTGGTAAAGGCAATTTTGCCGTTGTCAAACTTGCACGGCACAGAATAACTAAAAACGAG gtcgctataaaaataattgacaaGAGCCAGTTGGATTCAATAAACTTGCAAAAGGTCTACCGTGAAGTTGAAATAATGAAACGATTAAATCATCCACACATCATCAAACtctaccag GTGATGGAaacgaaaaatatgatttacATAGTATCTGAATACGCTAGTCAAGGGGAAATATTTG ATTACATAGCAAAATTTGGAAGGATGTCTGAGGGTTCTGCAAGAAGTAAATTTTGGCAGATTTTATCAGCGGTAGAATATTgccatatgaaaaatattgtacataGAGATTTAAAG gCTGAAAACCTTCTACTTGAtattaatatgaatataaaaatcgCAGATTTTGGGTTTTCGAACCACTTTAAGGTTGGTGAATTGCTAGCAACATGGTGTGGATCCCCTCCCTACGCTGCACCTGAAGTTTTTGAAGGAAAACAGTACACCGGTCCGGAAATTGATATATGG TCACTAGGTGTGGTACTATATGTTCTAGTCTGTGGGGCTTTGCCGTTCGATGGATCTACATTACAGAGTCTAAGAGACCGAGTACTGTCAGGAAGATTTAGGATCCCTTTCTTCATGTCTTCAg ACTGTGAGCATTTGATTCGAAGAATGCTTGTTCTTGATCCATCGCGGCGATACACAATCAATCAAATCAAAACCCATCGTTGGGTTTGCGGAGAAGCTCGTGATACCGTTGTTGTAACACAATGCAGCGTTAATATGGATGGAACTTCAAGCATTGAACCAAATGAAGACATACTACGGATAATGTCGGAATTCGCTGGAATACCTCCAGAAAAAACCAAAGcaagtttgaaaaaaaacagttaCGACCATGTTGCGGCGATATATTTACTGCTTCAAGACCGAGTtaatagtaagaaaaatatgcaaGAATATTCAAAACGTGTAAGTGATAATACACTGCCACGCATTACATCAATGGGATATAATGGATCTTCTAAAGTACTACATAAAACTAGACCTTCGATCGATAAACAACGAGTGAAGCAAACGTATCATACAGTAAAAGAAAAGACAATATCACCACTGCCAAGCGTAGACGAAGTAAAATTTGGTAGTTTCCCAACGAAATTTTCTCAGAAAATCGTTGCCAATTGTGATAATACCCAACTTCAAgaacataataaaaattgtgGTCCCACATCTATTAAAAACTATGACCATAAAGAAGCCCAAGTAAGCCAGTCATTAGCAAAAGGAAGACCGACACCTATTAAGATTTCTCGTTTAAGTCGAGCCAATATAAGCTCAAGCCAGCACCCAATAGCAACGCCATATGGTACAGACAATAAATTATCGACTGTTAGTGAAAAATGTCGCCAAGAGAATCTATTATCTAATGAACATTTAAGTGGTTTATTGACTGCGCCAAGCGTCATAAACGAGAGTCTGCCTCACCCTCTCCATCAAAACTTAAGAGAGTGTATAATTAAGCAGAGCTCAGAGGATTGCCGTCTCCTATTACAACAA GCCACTGCCATTTCAGAATCTAAGACGTATGCTAATAGTGAAACAGACATCGAAAGCGATGTTCCAATTGAACTTAAGGACGTTAaagatgtaaaaaaaatgtctagCTCCACTAGTTTCGATTCTTCTTCTAGCGGACAAAAAGTTAAAgcgaattttcatttcaaaatgtcGGCAGAAGCAGCTAAACTTTTCCAAACATTACAAGAAAGTCCACTTCCCATAGAG AAACAGGAAGCTACTGAGCCACCATCTAGTAAATCAAATTCAGCCATAAATAGATGTGTCCTCCCAAGTGTGTCCAAAGCTCATAACGGTTGCACCTCAAAATCTTCTCAGACTGATTCCAAATGCAG gaAATTTTGTAACGAAAAGTGTGCATCTCGACTGAAGTCAACGAAAATAGCCACTCAGTGCAGTACTAGTACTGATGAGGGTTGTGAAACGGACCcctcaaatgaaatgaaag ATTGTTCGCAATCGACGTGCGATCTAACTCAGCGCATGCAGTCTTATGCTAGCAGCAGTTCATCGAGCGGAGTGCTGGCAAGTTATTCTAAAAGCTTGAGCCAAAACTTAAGCCGTGGTTCATCAAACAGCAACTGTTCGGTATTGGAAGGTATAGATCTAAACATGACACCTAGTATTGATCTAGCAAGCAGCCTGCCATCGTGCGCTAGCAATACCACCTTAGCTACCGCATCAGATCGAATGTCGGATCGTTCCATCTATAATAGTAATAACTCGTGTTTTCAAATACCAGTTTCAAGTAATTCTTCGACACTTTGTGCTAAGCTGCCCATGGAATGTGTTGATAAAAGGTCTCCAATACATTTTAG GGAAGGTCGACGGGCAAGTGATGGTCTTGTTGCTCAAGGATTTGTGAATTCaatgacaattttaaattctggcGTTGGTTACGGTAGTTACCGTTATGATACCCGAAAACAAGATTGCTGGCTGGAattgcaacaactacaaaaggAAGTTGTATCACTTAAATCGAAATATCGTAGCAATAAAATACCTCTAGACGACGGCGGCAATTATCAATTTCACAGTAGTCAATTTTACTCAATTCCAAATAGACTGTCACTTGACTTACATCACCAGTTCGTACAATCTCCACATACTCCGAGGACTCCACATCTAATACGTCCACAACATAGTTTCGAAACTATAGATTTTCCCTCGCCATTCATTAATAATGTACGCTTCGACGCAAGCAATCTGCCTATGACTTCGTCAGCTCGTGCCGATATGACGCTCCTTTGCAACATTAATCCATTAGTTATACAGCGACAGCCACTCCAACAACAGCTGCTACAGCACAGACTATTGCAACAAAAAAGACAActgttacaaaaacaatacgCCTTGGAGTCTCACATCTCACGGCAACAGCTCATGATGCGTGAACAATCTTTTAAAGCAGGTCCACCCCAACAAGTTGCTGGTCAAGGCTTAATTGCAAGCAGTTTTGAGTCTGCAGAATCATGCCCACCTAGCGATATATTTATTAACGGTTTAAACGTCTTTGAACGGGCTTCAGGAAAGTTCCAACAGTCATCTATAATCCCACTGCCTTATGGCCCAACGATTAATAACTACATGAAGACGTCTTATATAAAGCAGCAATCTCAAGACCTTTCTTTGCTCACGATGCCTACTAAATATACACCTCCGTTAAGTAGGCACGCGTCAGAGACTTGGAGCTCCCTTCCAACAACTGTGAACAGTAGTCAATTGAAAAAATCAagtaaattaattgaaaacggCGGACGCTTAGCGCCACAGTTTCATGCAAAT ACAAACGTTTACACATCGAACTGGCAAACCGTCATAAGGCCCCTAAGTGAAAGTCCCATTCTGGAATTAGCTGAACATTTGGAGTCTGTATGA